A section of the Triticum dicoccoides isolate Atlit2015 ecotype Zavitan chromosome 7A, WEW_v2.0, whole genome shotgun sequence genome encodes:
- the LOC119331158 gene encoding ABC transporter G family member 26-like gives MEISSEERVELSIVEHLPNNGDAGVEEDHLWPTKDGPLPIFLKFENVEYKVKLSAKNPLTAAKVAFSSHMRVDHAGSSCKHILKGIGGSVDPGEILALMGPSGSGKTTLLKILGGRLGGAVKGQITYNDTPYSPCLKRRMGFVTQDDVLFPQLTVEETLVFAAFLRLPARMSKQQKRDRVDAIIAELNLERCRHTKIGGAFVRGVSGGERKRTSIGYEILVDPSLLLLDEPTSGLDSTSASKLIVILQRLAKSTRRTIITTIHQPSSRMFHMFDKLLLISEGHAIYHGKARDCMHHFSSLGFTPEIPMNPAEFLLDLATGNLEDISVPGLLRDGSPAPQEFRSRVVAYLQAKYRDHAGEDQAKQPARRPGEQLRLAIRMRKDRSINWFQQFVVLSRRTFRERAADYLDKMRLAQAVGVALLLGLLWWKSQTGNEAQLRDQVGLIFYICIFWTSSSLFGSVYVFPFEKLYLVKERKADMYRLSAYYASSTLCDAVPHVVYPVLFMAILYFMADLRRTVPCFCLTLLATLLIVFTSQGTGELLGAAILSVKRAGVMASLVLMLFLLTGGYYVQHIPKFIRWLRYVSFMHYGFNLLLKAQYHGHLTYNCGSRTGCQRLQSSPSFDTVDLDGGMREVWILLAMAVAYRLLAYFCLLKRITLTPL, from the exons ATGGAGATCAGCAGCGAGGAGAGGGTGGAGCTCTCCATCGTGGAGCACCTCCCCAACAATGGCGACGCCGGCGTGGAGGAGGATCATCTATGGCCTACCAAAGACGGCCCTCTTCCTATATTCCTCAAG TTTGAGAATGTGGAGTACAAGGTGAAGCTGAGTGCCAAGAACCCCCTGACGGCGGCAAAGGTGGCCTTCTCGTCCCACATGAGGGTGGATCATGCCGGCAGCAGCTGCAAGCACATCCTTAAGGGCATCGGCGGCAGCGTTGACCCCGGCGAGATCCTGGCGCTGATGGGCCCCTCCGGCAGCGGCAAGACCACCCTGCTCAAGATACTCGGGGGCAGGCTGGGCGGCGCCGTCAAGGGCCAGATCACCTACAACGACACCCCCTACAGCCCCTGCCTCAAGCGGAG GATGGGATTTGTGACGCAGGACGACGTGCTGTTCCCTCAGCTGACGGTGGAGGAGACGCTGGTGTTCGCGGCCTTCCTGAGGCTGCCGGCGCGCATGTCCAAGCAGCAGAAGCGCGACCGGGTGGACGCCATCATCGCGGAGCTGAACCTGGAGCGGTGCCGGCACACCAAGATCGGCGGCGCGTTCGTGCGCGGGGTGTCGGGCGGCGAGAGGAAGCGGACGAGCATCGGGTACGAGATCCTGGTGGACccgtcgctgctgctgctggacGAGCCCACGTCCGGGCTGGACTCCACGTCGGCCAGCAAgctcatcgtcatcctgcagcggcTGGCCAAGTCGACGCGGCggaccatcatcaccaccatccaCCAGCCGTCCAGCCGGATGTTCCACATGTTCGACAAGCTGCTGCTCATCTCCGAGGGCCACGCCATCTACCACGGCAAGGCCAGGGACTGCATGCACCACTTCTCGTCTCTCGGGTTCACGCCGGAGATCCCCATGAACCCGGCCGAGTTCCTGCTGGACCTCGCCACGGGCAACCTCGAGGACATCAGTGTCCCGGGGCTGCTCCGGGACGGCTCGCCGGCGCCGCAGGAGTTCAGGTCCCGCGTCGTCGCGTACCTCCAGGCCAAGTACAGGGACCACGCCGGGGAGGACCAGGCGAAGCAGCCGGCGAGGAGGCCCGGGGAGCAGCTGAGGCTGGCCATCCGGATGCGCAAGGACCGGAGCATCAACTGGTTCCAGCAGTTCGTGGTGCTGTCGCGGCGCACGTTCCGGGAGCGCGCCGCCGACTACCTGGACAAGATGCGGCTGGCGCAGGCCGTGGGCGTGGCGCTCCTGCTCGGCCTCCTGTGGTGGAAGTCGCAGACCGGCAACGAGGCGCAGCTGAGGGACCAGGTGGGGCTCATCTTCTACATCTGCATCTTCTGGACGTCGTCGTCGCTCTTCGGCTCCGTCTACGTGTTCCCCTTCGAGAAGCTGTACCTGGTCAAGGAGCGCAAGGCCGACATGTACCGCCTCAGCGCCTACTACGCCAGCAGCACCCTCTGCGACGCCGTGCCGCACGTCGTCTACCCGGTCCTCTTCATGGCCATCCTCTACTTCATGGCCGACCTCCGCCGCACCGTCCCCTGCTTCTGCCTCACCCTCCTCGCCACCCTCCTCATCGTCTTCACCAGCCAG GGGACGGGGGAGCTGCTGGGGGCGGCGATCCTGAGCGTGAAGAGGGCGGGGGTGATGGCGTCGCTGGTGCTGATGCTGTTCCTGCTCACCGGAGGGTACTACGTGCAGCACATACCCAAGTTCATACGGTGGCTGAGGTACGTCTCCTTCATGCACTACGGCTTCAACCTGCTGCTCAAGGCGCAGTACCACGGCCACCTCACCTACAACTGCGGGAGCCGGACGGGGTGCCAGCGGCTGCAGTCCTCGCCGTCCTTCGACACCGTCGACCTCGACGGCGGCATGCGCGAGGTCTGGATCCTGCTCGCCATGGCCGTCGCATACCGCCTCCTCGCCTACTTCTGCCTCCTCAAGAGGATCACCCTCACGCCCTTGTGA